The DNA segment TCGCCCGCCCGCACGGTGCCCGGCGCGACGACCCGGAGGTACGCCCCCGGCGCCGCCGCGCGGGTGAACCGCTTGACCCAGCGCTCCTCGCCCAGATGACCGGCGAACGTACGGCACGGAATCCGGCCACTGGTCACCTCCAGGACCAGGCCGTCGCCGATCCGCCAGCGCTCCCCGATCAGCGCGGTGCTCACCGCCAGCCCGGCCGTGGTCAGGTTCTCGCCGAACGAGCCGTTGGGCAGCGGCCGGCCAAGCTCCCGCTCCCAGTTGTCCAGGTCCTCGCGCGCGAAGACGTAGACGGCCTGGTCGGAGCCGCCGTGATGGCGCAGGTCGCACACCGCGTCCCCGGCGAGACCGCTGCCGCCCTCGCCCTTCGGACCCGGGTCGGCGACCCGGACCGGCCCGTCGACGGGCCGCTTGTCGATCCCCGTCCGGCCACCCGGCGCATCGGTGTAGGAGACCGGAGCGGGACGCCCCGCGTTCACGGTCAGCACAGTCATCGCGGTCATACCGGAACGCTACCCAAGGCCCACCCAAAGTCGCTTGCGAATAACTCGCGGATGCCCCAAGCGACGCTTATGCTCAAAGGGTGATCGAAGCCCGCCACCTCCGCGTCCTGCGCGCCGTGTCCGCCACCGGCTCCTTCTCCGCCGCCGCCCGCGAACTCGGCTGCACCCAGCCCGCCGTCAGCCAGCAGATGAAGGCCCTGGAGTCCTCCGCCGGGACCACCCTGCTCATCCGCACCGGCCGCGAGATGCGACTGACCGAGGCGGGCGAGGCGCTCGTGCGGCACGCCTCCGGCATCCTGGCCGGGCTCACCGCCGCCGAGGAGGAGGTCGCCGCGATCGCCGGGCTGCGGGCCGGCCGGGTCCGCCTGGTCTCGTTCCCCAGCGGCAGTTCCTCGCTGGTGCCCGGCGCCCTCGCCGCGCTCAGGGCCGCGCACCCCGGCACCCGCGTCTCGCTGGTGGAGGCCGAACCGCCCCGGTCCGTGGAGATGCTGCGCGCCGGCGACTGCGACATCGCGCTCGCCTTCCGCTACGGCGAGCCGGGCGCCGAGTGGGACGACCTCGTGGTGCGCCCGCTGCTCACGGACCGGCTGACCGGGCTCGTCCCGGAGGGGCACGCGCTGGCGGGCCGGGACGCCGTGGGCATCTCCGAACTCGCCGGCGAGTCCTGGATCGCCGGGTGCCCCCGGTGCCGCAGGCAGCTGGTGGAGGTGTGCGAGGAGTCCGGGTTCACGCCGCGCATCGACTTCGCCACCGACGACTACCCGGCGGTGATCGGCCTGGTCGGCGCGGGCCTGGGCGTGGCGGTGCTGCCGGCGCTGGCGATCGAGTCGGTACGGCCGCGGGGCGCCGTGACCGTCACGGTGGAGCCGGCCATCGAGCGCGAGATCGTGGCGCTGACCCTGCCCGACCTGGCGCGGGTGCCGGCCGTGGCGGCCACCCTGGACCGGCTC comes from the Streptomyces sp. NBC_00525 genome and includes:
- a CDS encoding MOSC domain-containing protein encodes the protein MTVLTVNAGRPAPVSYTDAPGGRTGIDKRPVDGPVRVADPGPKGEGGSGLAGDAVCDLRHHGGSDQAVYVFAREDLDNWERELGRPLPNGSFGENLTTAGLAVSTALIGERWRIGDGLVLEVTSGRIPCRTFAGHLGEERWVKRFTRAAAPGAYLRVVAPGTVRAGDPVEIVYRPDHEVTVELQFRAVTTRRDLLPLLLPAGAALHPESLRRARAYEARLPAS
- a CDS encoding LysR family transcriptional regulator: MIEARHLRVLRAVSATGSFSAAARELGCTQPAVSQQMKALESSAGTTLLIRTGREMRLTEAGEALVRHASGILAGLTAAEEEVAAIAGLRAGRVRLVSFPSGSSSLVPGALAALRAAHPGTRVSLVEAEPPRSVEMLRAGDCDIALAFRYGEPGAEWDDLVVRPLLTDRLTGLVPEGHALAGRDAVGISELAGESWIAGCPRCRRQLVEVCEESGFTPRIDFATDDYPAVIGLVGAGLGVAVLPALAIESVRPRGAVTVTVEPAIEREIVALTLPDLARVPAVAATLDRLALAAAR